A region from the Gemmatimonadota bacterium genome encodes:
- a CDS encoding DinB family protein → MRASIAVLAAAGIGAWAPAMARAQAITVDDLVASWDIMTTMVVGSAKRMPAEHFAYTPGPPLRNFADQINHTTQSNLSFSRVVNAGAPDFRVPARENPPQTKDAVVDLLEKSFAHFRKGLVGLSNADLEAGVPWGPSNNSTTITRLKAILIVVTHLQREHGKTIMYLRAQGIEPAPSGDFNIGPV, encoded by the coding sequence ATGAGAGCATCGATCGCCGTACTCGCAGCCGCAGGGATCGGGGCCTGGGCGCCCGCCATGGCCCGAGCCCAGGCCATCACGGTCGACGACCTGGTGGCGAGCTGGGACATTATGACGACCATGGTGGTGGGGTCGGCGAAGCGAATGCCGGCAGAGCACTTCGCGTACACCCCCGGCCCACCGCTACGGAACTTTGCCGACCAGATCAATCACACGACCCAGTCCAACTTGAGCTTTTCGCGCGTGGTCAACGCGGGCGCGCCCGACTTCCGAGTGCCCGCTCGGGAGAACCCACCGCAGACGAAGGACGCGGTGGTCGATCTCCTGGAGAAGTCGTTCGCACACTTCCGAAAGGGCCTGGTCGGTCTGTCCAACGCAGACCTGGAAGCCGGCGTTCCCTGGGGACCGTCGAACAACAGCACGACCATCACCCGCCTGAAGGCCATCCTGATCGTGGTGACCCACCTGCAGCGCGAGCATGGCAAGACCATCATGTACCTGCGGGCGCAGGGGATCGAGCCGGCCCCCTCGGGCGACTTCAACATCGGGCCTGTCTGA
- a CDS encoding response regulator transcription factor, with product MAVRPGPARVLVVEDDPKTAEIVALYLRREGHLVHVEHRGDRALDRLREQPFDLVIADVMLPGTDGLDLCRQVRARGTVPVILLTARTREEERVAGLDLGADDYVTKPFSPRELVARVRALLRRAPPGGEDFVVVGDLVIDRARRGVRVGDRDVELTTSEFALLEALASHPGHVRSRAQLLAVLPGGASETLDRTVDVHIRNLRRKIEPVPSRPAYIRTVVGAGYRLLAPETVG from the coding sequence ATGGCAGTACGTCCAGGCCCTGCCCGCGTGCTCGTGGTGGAGGACGATCCCAAGACGGCCGAGATCGTCGCCCTGTACCTCCGCAGGGAAGGCCACCTGGTGCACGTTGAACACCGGGGCGATCGTGCGCTCGATCGCCTGCGGGAGCAGCCGTTCGACCTGGTGATCGCGGATGTGATGCTGCCTGGCACCGATGGGCTCGACCTCTGCCGGCAGGTCCGCGCTCGAGGAACGGTGCCGGTGATTCTGCTCACTGCCCGTACGCGCGAGGAGGAGCGTGTGGCCGGCCTCGACCTGGGGGCGGACGACTACGTCACCAAGCCGTTCAGCCCGCGGGAGCTGGTGGCCAGAGTCCGAGCGCTGCTGCGGCGGGCGCCCCCCGGCGGTGAAGACTTCGTGGTGGTGGGCGACCTGGTGATCGATCGGGCCCGGCGCGGCGTGCGCGTGGGAGATCGGGACGTGGAGCTCACGACCAGCGAGTTCGCTTTGCTGGAGGCGCTCGCTTCGCACCCTGGCCATGTGCGGAGCCGGGCCCAGCTTCTGGCCGTGCTGCCCGGGGGGGCGTCGGAGACCCTCGACCGCACGGTCGACGTCCACATCCGCAACCTTCGACGCAAGATCGAGCCGGTGCCCTCCCGTCCGGCCTACATCCGCACCGTGGTCGGAGCTGGCTATCGCCTCCTGGCACCGGAGACGGTGGGGTGA
- a CDS encoding ADOP family duplicated permease, with product MDALWVDVRAALRGLTRRPSNVLMGALTLALGIGCSVAIYAVARPVLLKPTPFPDAERIVVFGEREADGSPSRIGWLTARDIERASLTLTSVSALAHWSTSITGDGAPERLRGESVTHGYFAALGLPPALGRFFTVAEDQPGANQVVVLSHALWVRRFGSDPGIVGQTVLMDERPYEVVGVLPAAFVSPADPLAEIWRPLGYQETDGSACRDCRHLEGLARLAPEVTLGEARAELDAIGAILHETYPTLYSGPDMALQPLPERLTATLSPVFRALFLGVALVLGLTCVNVTHLLVARALRREDELNVRAALGAGRGRLLRLLLVEGVLLAVAGGILALVLATWGLETVKALAPAGLQRLADARMEGSVLVATGVLTLLCGLLVPVGPAWLVLRGGLGAPAQGLRTVGGARHRGRGALIAVEVALAVTLLASTGLLLRSLGRLLSEDVGFQPRHVLALDLQTIGPRYAEQEAVQSFQREVLERVANLPGVEAVAFTSLLPFGANYDAWGVHRVDRPDDNPADAPAALRYSVRGDYLGALGLTLERGRPLSSADDADADPVVLINTTMADRIFVGEDPIGKQIRLGGPSSPARTIVGVVADTRQRALDVPPQFQVYGPADQWLFIDSYVSMVVRTAQDPETALAAVRNAVWSVDGRVPLSNAAPLPDLIEATTARRRFTVWLFGAFALTALLLAASGLYGVLSAMVAERTREIGIRGALGASRSGILGLIVAQSLRYALVGLALGLVLSRASSGLLASLLYGISPFDPGTIAAVAALLFSVAVLAAAVPAVRASRIHPAEALRSS from the coding sequence ATGGACGCCTTGTGGGTCGACGTGCGTGCCGCTCTGCGTGGGCTCACGCGCAGGCCGTCCAACGTGCTGATGGGTGCCCTCACGCTCGCCCTGGGAATCGGCTGCTCGGTGGCGATCTACGCCGTGGCCCGGCCGGTGCTCCTGAAGCCGACGCCGTTCCCGGACGCCGAGCGCATCGTGGTCTTCGGAGAGCGCGAGGCCGATGGATCGCCGTCGCGCATCGGCTGGCTCACGGCGCGCGACATCGAGCGGGCATCGCTCACGCTCACCTCGGTCTCCGCGCTCGCTCACTGGAGCACCTCCATCACTGGCGACGGCGCACCCGAACGTCTTCGCGGGGAGAGCGTCACCCACGGCTACTTCGCGGCGTTGGGGCTTCCGCCCGCGCTGGGCCGTTTCTTCACGGTCGCGGAGGATCAGCCCGGAGCCAACCAGGTGGTCGTGCTGTCGCACGCGCTGTGGGTGCGACGGTTCGGCTCCGATCCCGGCATCGTGGGGCAAACGGTGCTGATGGACGAGCGGCCCTACGAGGTGGTGGGGGTGCTCCCCGCCGCGTTCGTCAGTCCCGCCGACCCGCTCGCGGAGATCTGGCGTCCCTTGGGATACCAGGAGACGGACGGAAGCGCCTGTCGGGACTGTCGTCACCTGGAGGGGCTCGCGCGGCTCGCACCGGAGGTGACGCTCGGGGAGGCACGGGCTGAGCTCGATGCGATCGGTGCCATTCTGCACGAGACCTATCCGACGCTGTATTCCGGACCGGACATGGCACTGCAACCGCTTCCGGAGCGCCTGACCGCCACGCTGTCTCCCGTGTTCCGGGCGCTGTTTCTCGGAGTCGCGCTCGTGCTGGGTCTGACCTGTGTGAACGTCACCCATCTCCTCGTGGCGCGGGCACTGCGCCGCGAGGACGAGTTGAACGTCCGCGCCGCGCTGGGTGCCGGCCGGGGGCGCCTGCTGCGCTTGCTCCTCGTGGAAGGCGTGTTGCTGGCGGTGGCCGGCGGAATCCTCGCTCTGGTGCTGGCCACCTGGGGGCTGGAGACCGTCAAAGCCCTCGCCCCTGCCGGACTGCAACGGCTGGCGGACGCCCGGATGGAAGGGAGCGTGCTGGTCGCGACTGGAGTGCTGACCCTGCTCTGCGGACTGCTGGTGCCCGTGGGGCCCGCCTGGCTGGTGCTGCGCGGCGGCCTCGGGGCACCCGCCCAGGGCCTGCGGACGGTGGGGGGCGCGCGGCACCGGGGCCGGGGCGCCCTGATTGCGGTGGAAGTCGCTTTGGCGGTCACGCTGCTCGCCTCGACCGGCCTCCTGCTGCGCTCCCTCGGCCGCCTCCTTTCCGAGGACGTGGGATTCCAGCCGCGACACGTGCTGGCCCTCGACCTCCAGACCATCGGGCCACGGTATGCGGAGCAAGAAGCGGTTCAGTCCTTTCAGCGGGAGGTTCTGGAGCGGGTGGCCAATCTCCCGGGAGTCGAAGCGGTCGCCTTCACGTCGCTGCTTCCCTTCGGCGCCAACTACGACGCCTGGGGCGTCCATCGCGTCGATCGACCCGACGACAATCCAGCCGACGCGCCGGCGGCACTTCGCTACAGCGTGCGGGGCGACTACCTGGGAGCGTTGGGCCTGACGCTCGAGCGCGGGCGCCCGCTGAGCAGCGCCGACGACGCCGATGCCGACCCGGTCGTGCTGATCAACACTACCATGGCCGACCGCATCTTCGTCGGCGAAGACCCGATCGGGAAACAGATTCGACTGGGCGGTCCCTCGAGCCCAGCGCGCACGATCGTGGGCGTCGTGGCCGACACCCGACAGCGCGCCCTGGACGTGCCGCCCCAGTTCCAGGTCTACGGACCGGCCGACCAGTGGCTGTTCATCGACTCCTACGTATCCATGGTCGTGCGCACGGCGCAGGATCCTGAGACAGCCCTGGCTGCCGTGCGCAATGCCGTGTGGTCGGTCGATGGGCGCGTGCCGCTCTCCAATGCCGCACCATTGCCGGACCTGATCGAGGCAACGACAGCGCGGCGTCGCTTCACCGTTTGGCTGTTCGGCGCCTTCGCGCTGACCGCGCTCCTGCTCGCGGCTTCGGGTCTCTATGGCGTGCTGAGCGCCATGGTCGCTGAGCGCACCCGTGAGATCGGCATCCGGGGTGCCCTGGGCGCTTCGCGCAGTGGCATCCTGGGCCTGATCGTCGCCCAGAGCCTCCGCTACGCGCTGGTGGGGCTGGCGCTGGGCCTGGTGTTGTCGCGGGCGAGCTCCGGTCTGTTGGCCTCCCTGCTCTATGGCATCTCACCGTTCGATCCGGGCACGATCGCAGCAGTCGCCGCGCTGCTGTTTTCCGTAGCGGTGTTGGCGGCGGCGGTGCCCGCCGTGCGAGCTTCGCGCATCCACCCCGCCGAGGCATTGCGATCGAGCTAG
- a CDS encoding creatininase family protein, with translation MRTYTLLLCLGLWRLTGLAAGQELDAPRPIDGIDTVWLEEMTWMEVRDAIQGGKTTIVVGTGGVEQNGPYVAAGKHNFVLQATAEAIARELGDALVAPIVKFVPEGSIDPPSGHMNYHATISLREETFEALLTDIVESLAQHGFTDIVLIGDSGGNQRGMEAVAEALNTRWGGAPSRVHFISEYYTEDIYSCHLLESELGIYQQPPECVATRGRYHDDYHYESIIATTDPVRIRAEQRMKAGLFSINGVEMSPLETTIANGRRLVRYRAEITARAVRRARGR, from the coding sequence ATGCGTACCTACACGTTGCTTCTGTGCCTCGGGCTCTGGCGGCTCACGGGACTGGCCGCCGGCCAGGAACTCGATGCCCCGCGGCCCATCGACGGAATCGACACGGTCTGGCTCGAGGAGATGACCTGGATGGAGGTGCGCGACGCCATCCAGGGGGGTAAGACCACCATCGTGGTCGGCACGGGGGGCGTGGAGCAGAACGGACCGTACGTTGCGGCGGGAAAGCACAACTTCGTGCTGCAGGCCACCGCCGAAGCGATTGCGCGCGAACTGGGTGACGCCCTGGTGGCTCCCATCGTCAAGTTCGTCCCGGAGGGCAGCATCGATCCCCCCTCGGGACACATGAACTACCACGCCACCATCAGCCTGCGTGAAGAGACGTTCGAAGCGCTCCTGACCGACATCGTCGAAAGCCTCGCCCAGCATGGCTTCACCGACATCGTGCTCATTGGCGACAGCGGTGGGAATCAGCGGGGGATGGAGGCGGTGGCAGAGGCGCTGAACACCCGTTGGGGCGGCGCCCCGAGCCGTGTGCACTTCATCTCGGAGTACTACACCGAAGACATCTACTCCTGCCACCTGCTCGAATCGGAGCTAGGGATCTACCAGCAGCCTCCGGAATGCGTCGCGACCCGCGGACGCTATCACGACGACTATCACTACGAGTCCATCATCGCGACCACCGACCCCGTCCGCATCCGCGCGGAACAACGCATGAAGGCGGGGCTGTTCAGCATCAACGGCGTGGAGATGAGTCCGTTGGAAACCACGATCGCCAACGGACGCCGGCTGGTGCGGTACAGAGCGGAGATCACGGCGCGGGCCGTCCGGCGGGCGCGCGGGCGCTAG
- the mutS gene encoding DNA mismatch repair protein MutS — MQQWRDVKSRHPDALVFFRVGDFYEFFNQDAEEGARLLGLTLTSRNNGAAGDVPLAGVPAKALDDYLARLVRLGRRVAICEQVEDPALAKGIVRREVVEMVTPGTVLHDALLEPGKNVWVMALVPDGETRVGTAALDLSTGQLELRLVAADHLASELARTQPAELVSTEAFASALPRSTDGAGPTPLLTLRPDWIFHPEGAKEELLRSFAVHSLEGLGFHEGDTALIRAAGALLHYVRETQPSGVGHLSPPRIHRSGSVMVLDEMTVRNLELVEPLRAGTGGATLLQVLGRTGTPMGARLLRWWVLHPRIDADEIWARQDAVADLFDDPVLRGRLRDALDHVGDLERIAGRLGTERATPRELLSLCRSLAHIEPLPGVLTPARSERSSELRTRLDPMTDVRAVLEGALADDPPAVLADGGVIREGYDAELDDLRRTRDGAVDFIASLQERERQRTGIGSLKVGYNRVFGYYLEVTHAHRGKVPDDYVRKQTLSNAERYFTPELKQWEEKVSTAEDRIRELEAQLFSDLRTALAAEVARLQRTSRAVAELDVLAALSEVARERGYVRPEVHTGFELELVAGRHPVVETMMAREDFIPNDVRLEPGARLIILTGPNMAGKSTVLRQVGLIQLLAQIGSFVPADRARVPVVDRIFTRVGASDNLVRGQSTFMVEMTETSAILHGATERSLVLLDEIGRGTSTYDGVSIAWAVSEHLHERVGAKTVFATHYHELTQLADLLPAARNMNVVVREVGEDIVFLRRLEAGGADRSYGIQVARLAGLPLEVVARAREILAELEGAHSAGGEGLGRHGTHRPASQAPPDQLALELGEHPVLADLRDVEVDRLTPLEALNLLHALAARARSRG, encoded by the coding sequence ATGCAGCAGTGGCGAGACGTGAAGTCTCGCCATCCGGACGCCCTGGTCTTCTTCCGGGTGGGCGACTTCTACGAGTTCTTCAATCAGGACGCGGAAGAAGGGGCGCGGCTGCTGGGGCTTACCCTGACCTCGCGGAACAACGGCGCGGCGGGTGACGTCCCGCTGGCGGGGGTCCCGGCCAAGGCGCTGGACGACTATCTCGCCCGGCTGGTGCGGCTGGGCCGTCGGGTCGCCATCTGCGAGCAGGTCGAGGACCCTGCGTTGGCCAAGGGCATCGTCCGCCGCGAGGTGGTCGAGATGGTCACGCCGGGAACCGTGCTGCACGACGCCCTCCTGGAACCGGGCAAGAACGTCTGGGTGATGGCGCTGGTGCCGGACGGCGAGACCCGTGTCGGGACCGCGGCCCTGGACCTGTCCACGGGCCAGCTCGAGCTGCGGCTGGTCGCCGCCGACCATCTGGCCTCCGAGTTGGCTCGCACCCAGCCGGCCGAGCTGGTTTCGACGGAAGCGTTTGCCTCTGCGCTTCCACGTTCGACCGACGGTGCGGGGCCGACTCCTCTGCTGACCTTGCGGCCGGATTGGATCTTCCACCCGGAGGGCGCCAAGGAAGAGCTCCTGCGCAGCTTCGCCGTGCACTCCCTCGAGGGCCTCGGCTTCCATGAGGGGGACACCGCTTTGATCCGGGCCGCGGGAGCGCTCCTGCACTACGTGCGGGAGACGCAGCCCTCAGGGGTCGGACACCTGTCGCCGCCGCGAATCCATCGCTCGGGCAGCGTGATGGTGCTCGACGAGATGACCGTCCGGAATCTCGAGCTGGTCGAGCCGCTGCGGGCCGGGACCGGCGGCGCCACGCTGCTGCAGGTGCTCGGTCGCACCGGCACGCCCATGGGTGCCCGTCTGCTGCGTTGGTGGGTGTTGCACCCCCGGATCGATGCCGATGAGATCTGGGCTCGTCAGGATGCGGTCGCGGACCTCTTCGACGACCCAGTGCTGCGGGGCCGGCTGCGCGACGCCCTCGACCACGTGGGCGATCTCGAGAGGATCGCCGGCCGCCTGGGGACGGAGCGCGCGACGCCACGCGAGCTGCTCAGCCTTTGCCGCTCGCTTGCGCACATCGAGCCTCTCCCTGGGGTGTTGACGCCGGCGCGCTCGGAACGGTCGAGTGAGCTGCGCACGCGCCTGGATCCGATGACGGATGTGCGCGCGGTGCTGGAAGGGGCGCTGGCGGACGATCCACCCGCAGTGCTCGCTGACGGCGGTGTGATCCGGGAAGGCTACGACGCGGAGTTGGACGATCTGCGCCGCACTCGGGACGGGGCGGTGGACTTCATCGCGTCCCTCCAGGAGCGAGAGCGCCAGCGCACCGGCATCGGCAGTCTCAAGGTCGGCTATAACCGTGTGTTCGGATACTACCTGGAAGTGACGCACGCGCATCGCGGCAAGGTGCCGGACGACTACGTGCGCAAGCAGACCCTGAGCAACGCAGAGCGCTATTTCACGCCCGAGCTGAAGCAGTGGGAAGAGAAGGTCTCGACCGCCGAGGATCGCATTCGAGAGCTCGAGGCGCAGCTCTTCTCAGATCTCCGCACCGCGCTGGCCGCGGAGGTGGCTCGCTTGCAGCGGACCTCCCGGGCGGTTGCCGAGCTCGACGTGCTCGCCGCGCTGTCCGAAGTCGCGCGGGAGCGGGGATACGTTCGCCCGGAGGTCCACACCGGTTTCGAGTTGGAGCTGGTCGCGGGACGGCACCCGGTCGTCGAGACCATGATGGCTCGGGAAGACTTCATCCCCAACGACGTGCGGCTCGAGCCGGGCGCGCGCCTGATCATCCTGACCGGCCCCAACATGGCCGGGAAGAGCACCGTGCTGCGCCAGGTGGGACTGATCCAGTTGCTTGCGCAGATCGGGTCCTTCGTGCCCGCCGATCGGGCTCGGGTCCCCGTGGTCGATCGCATCTTCACCCGCGTCGGCGCCAGTGACAATCTGGTGCGGGGCCAGTCCACCTTCATGGTGGAGATGACAGAGACGTCCGCCATCCTGCACGGTGCCACCGAGCGCAGCCTGGTGCTCCTCGACGAGATCGGCCGCGGGACCTCCACCTACGATGGGGTGTCGATCGCGTGGGCCGTGAGTGAGCACCTGCACGAACGGGTGGGTGCCAAGACCGTGTTCGCCACCCACTATCACGAGCTCACCCAACTGGCGGACCTTCTGCCTGCTGCACGGAATATGAACGTCGTGGTCCGCGAGGTCGGGGAAGACATCGTCTTCCTCCGACGACTGGAGGCCGGAGGGGCGGATCGCTCCTATGGCATCCAGGTTGCACGCTTGGCCGGGCTGCCGTTGGAGGTAGTGGCCCGGGCGCGGGAGATCCTGGCCGAGCTCGAAGGTGCGCACAGCGCCGGAGGGGAAGGGTTGGGCCGACACGGAACCCACCGGCCGGCCAGCCAGGCTCCCCCGGATCAACTCGCGTTGGAGTTGGGCGAGCACCCGGTGCTCGCCGACCTGAGGGACGTGGAAGTGGATCGACTTACGCCGCTGGAGGCGTTGAACCTGTTGCACGCGTTGGCCGCACGCGCGCGGTCTCGCGGATGA
- a CDS encoding serine hydrolase domain-containing protein: MFTQVRSSVFASALLMALALPASSTAQEGPPPEVRAAVGALIEMLESSGDAPLVSFLDARLSATYRDSATREAFLALLRELRDAAQGSTDDVAVERAGEGLVLHLSGERTISISLHLDGAGKVTHLELLGAEELPPSPFDNLTWDNLPEVFQRAADEAGFSGVVVARHDGEEILRKAYGLADRGEGRPIRLNTIFGIGSTPIDFTVTAILILAERGQVGLDDPLSRFIPNVPLDKQAITLRHLMTGGSGLPNFHDVPGVDWDPDLAWIDRDTAVRRILAQPLLFEPGSGDGHSHSAFGLLAAVIEIASGTTYRDFVRSEILEPVGMSRTGFYGESLGLDVSAFATGYGASTVGIPNIPPNWGPTSWLVMGSGGMFSTLEDMERYYDAIDAGRLLQGEGAQWQQGARVGIGGSDRGFFILEASNGEGSRVLLLANGEGRAIGERAMVEAIASMVLGRPLRGG, encoded by the coding sequence GTGTTCACTCAGGTCCGCTCGTCCGTCTTCGCGTCCGCTCTTCTCATGGCACTGGCGCTGCCGGCTTCGTCCACGGCCCAGGAGGGGCCCCCGCCCGAGGTGCGCGCCGCCGTCGGGGCCCTCATCGAGATGCTGGAGAGTTCGGGAGACGCTCCCCTCGTGTCCTTCCTGGACGCGCGCTTGTCCGCCACCTACCGGGACAGCGCAACGCGAGAGGCGTTCCTCGCCCTGCTCCGGGAGCTGCGCGACGCCGCCCAGGGCTCGACGGACGACGTGGCCGTGGAACGCGCCGGCGAAGGGCTGGTGCTCCATCTGAGTGGGGAACGGACGATCTCGATCTCGCTGCACCTGGACGGTGCCGGGAAGGTGACGCACCTCGAGCTGCTCGGTGCGGAGGAGCTCCCTCCGTCGCCGTTCGATAATCTGACCTGGGACAACCTGCCCGAGGTGTTTCAGCGCGCAGCGGACGAGGCCGGGTTCAGCGGGGTGGTCGTGGCCCGCCACGACGGTGAGGAGATCTTGCGGAAAGCCTACGGCCTCGCCGACCGCGGGGAAGGCCGGCCCATCCGTCTCAACACCATCTTCGGCATCGGCTCGACGCCGATCGACTTCACGGTGACCGCCATCCTGATCCTGGCGGAGCGCGGACAGGTGGGCCTGGACGATCCCCTGTCGCGGTTCATTCCGAACGTGCCTTTGGACAAGCAGGCCATCACCCTTCGTCATCTCATGACCGGCGGCTCAGGCCTTCCCAACTTCCACGACGTCCCAGGTGTGGATTGGGACCCCGATCTGGCCTGGATCGATCGGGACACGGCGGTGCGTCGGATCCTGGCGCAACCGCTGCTGTTCGAGCCCGGCTCCGGCGACGGACACTCCCATTCCGCGTTCGGCCTCCTGGCGGCGGTGATCGAGATTGCGAGCGGCACGACCTACCGGGACTTCGTGCGCTCGGAGATCCTCGAGCCCGTCGGCATGAGCCGCACCGGATTCTACGGCGAGTCGCTCGGGCTCGACGTGTCCGCATTCGCGACGGGATATGGTGCCAGCACGGTGGGCATCCCCAACATCCCGCCGAACTGGGGCCCCACGTCCTGGTTGGTGATGGGAAGCGGAGGGATGTTCTCGACGCTGGAGGACATGGAGCGCTACTACGACGCCATCGACGCCGGACGACTCCTTCAGGGCGAGGGCGCGCAGTGGCAACAGGGCGCCCGGGTTGGCATCGGCGGCTCCGACCGCGGGTTCTTCATCCTCGAGGCCTCCAATGGTGAGGGCTCGCGCGTCCTCCTCCTGGCGAATGGCGAGGGGCGGGCCATCGGCGAGCGCGCCATGGTCGAAGCCATCGCGTCCATGGTACTGGGGCGGCCACTGCGCGGCGGCTAG
- a CDS encoding ATP-binding protein, with amino-acid sequence MKLSLRIRFFLTSWPLVVAAVAAVALAFDRGARQEFAALEDVILSGESPHPLAALADTLSAHWGEIETGGAGALIRIADRAAAGNDLVLIPLDGGAILSTDSSVDIVEGSAPNAETTVFRQRLGAPGAPQVGERQLELSGVPVRSSSGVSVARLYVLPREIEPPTDVVRALRARFRRLLLVLGGIASLIAAVAAVLLASPLVERVKRLQRAASDVGAGALETRVSDQGTDELADLARSFNGMAAALERAEQQKRTLVADVAHELRTPLTNVVGLLEAIEDGLRSPDAATLASLREEVALLTGLVEELQDLTLAESGQLPFHLEPVDAVATVEAAIAALPPSHVQVRLEPVDPVAPRMVWADQRRLAQVLRNLLANALTHTPAGGTVRVALCGRADHLALRVSDSGAGIAPEHLPLVWERFYRVDPARGRGSGGSGIGLALVRQLVHGMRGSVRATSTPGMGSTFEVELPLPADPRENPENERSRGGVP; translated from the coding sequence GTGAAGCTCTCCCTGCGGATCCGATTCTTTCTCACTTCCTGGCCGTTGGTCGTGGCCGCGGTGGCGGCGGTAGCCCTCGCGTTCGACCGGGGAGCCCGCCAGGAGTTCGCGGCTTTGGAGGACGTGATTCTCTCTGGCGAGAGCCCGCATCCGCTGGCCGCTCTCGCGGATACCCTGTCTGCCCACTGGGGCGAGATCGAGACGGGTGGAGCGGGGGCCCTGATCCGCATCGCCGACCGGGCTGCTGCCGGCAACGACCTCGTGCTCATCCCCTTGGACGGCGGCGCGATCCTGTCCACGGACTCGAGCGTGGACATCGTGGAGGGTAGCGCGCCGAACGCGGAGACGACGGTCTTCCGGCAGCGACTCGGCGCTCCTGGCGCACCGCAGGTGGGGGAGCGCCAGCTCGAGCTGAGTGGCGTGCCGGTGCGGTCATCCTCCGGCGTGTCGGTCGCCCGGCTCTATGTCCTGCCTCGCGAGATCGAGCCACCGACGGACGTGGTGCGCGCACTGCGCGCGCGCTTCCGACGCCTGCTCCTCGTCCTGGGAGGGATCGCCAGCCTGATCGCTGCAGTGGCGGCGGTGCTGCTGGCGAGCCCGCTGGTGGAGCGGGTCAAGCGGCTGCAACGGGCCGCCTCCGACGTAGGGGCCGGTGCCCTGGAGACCCGCGTCTCCGATCAGGGCACCGACGAGTTGGCGGACCTGGCTCGCTCGTTCAACGGCATGGCAGCCGCGTTGGAACGTGCGGAACAGCAGAAGCGGACCTTGGTGGCCGACGTGGCGCACGAGCTGCGCACGCCGCTGACCAACGTGGTCGGATTACTGGAGGCCATCGAGGACGGACTGCGCAGCCCGGACGCGGCGACGCTCGCGTCACTGCGCGAAGAGGTCGCCTTGCTGACCGGATTGGTGGAGGAACTCCAGGACCTCACCCTGGCCGAGTCGGGCCAGCTTCCCTTCCACCTGGAGCCCGTCGACGCAGTGGCCACGGTCGAGGCCGCGATCGCGGCGCTGCCGCCCTCGCACGTCCAGGTCCGGCTGGAGCCCGTCGACCCCGTCGCGCCGCGGATGGTCTGGGCGGATCAGCGGCGGCTCGCGCAGGTGCTGCGCAATCTGCTGGCCAACGCACTCACGCATACTCCGGCCGGGGGCACGGTGCGCGTCGCCCTGTGCGGGCGGGCGGATCACCTGGCTCTGCGCGTCAGCGACTCGGGAGCCGGCATCGCCCCCGAACACCTCCCCCTCGTGTGGGAGCGCTTCTACCGCGTCGATCCCGCACGCGGGCGGGGCAGCGGTGGCTCGGGGATCGGTCTGGCGCTCGTTCGCCAGCTCGTACACGGCATGCGGGGATCGGTGCGTGCCACCAGCACGCCTGGAATGGGCTCGACCTTCGAGGTGGAGTTGCCCCTGCCTGCCGACCCGCGCGAGAACCCGGAAAACGAGCGGAGCCGCGGAGGCGTACCCTAG